Within Diospyros lotus cultivar Yz01 chromosome 15, ASM1463336v1, whole genome shotgun sequence, the genomic segment CTTATGGTTGAGAATAAGGATACTAATTCGGTTAATGATATAAGTTGTTGTAAGGATGGCATCCCCCAAAAAATGGAGATGGAGAGAAGCTTCAAACAACAAGGCTCTATAGCTATTACCAGTAAATGTTGatgttttttttatcaacaaTGCCATTATGTTATGGGGTGCCAACACAACTTACTTGATGTATAATCCCATGGGAGGCATAAAATTAACTAGATTGAATTCTGGTCCCTTATCAAATCTTATGTGCTGAATAGTGAGGTCAAATTGATTCTTGATTAGGTTATTAAAGGTCTAGATTATGAAAATGACATTAGACTTTGACCTCATCAGATACACCCATGTAACTCTGGTAAAATCATCAACTATGGTAAGAAAATATCGATAGCCTCCAATGAATGTAATAGAGTAAGGTCCTCAAATATCTGTATGAATCAATGCAAAAGGTCAAGAAGTACTGGTAGTATGGATTGGAAAAGGCAATCATTTATGTTTTGCTAACGAGCAAacttcacaaaaaaaattgggattACATTTGATATCAATACAATGATGTTGaatctatttaattatttcaatagAAACATGGCCCAAACGACAAtaccacaaatcaaaaggaatAGATGTGGAAAAAGAAACCATGTTATTAGCAGAAACAGAAGTAGACTAATTCATGGACAAGCTTGCATCCAAAAATTGTACAATGTACAGACCAACCTTCAccctagcaagcccaatcattGTCCATAAAgacatatcttgaatcaaacAAGTTGGAACAAGGAAGATTAGACAATAGTTTGGAGACATGTTGAATTGACTTACAGAAAAGAGATTGAATGTGAAAAGAAGTAACATAGAGAACATTGTGTAGAATTAATCGAGGACACAAAACTATAGTACCAATGTGAGTGACTTTGGAATTGTTACCATCCGATaactaaacaaattaagataATGGTTGAGCGGAAATAAAAGAATCCAAAGAGCATGTGATGTGATCAGAAACCCCTGTGTCTATGATCCAAGTGTTTGATATCAATGTTGTTGACTGGTTTACCCAAGTACAATAAGTTGTAGAACAGAAGGTTAGGGTGCTAAGAAAGTTACTTGTAGCATTGGAATAAGAGGTAACAGTTGGTGCAGGATCAATAACTATATTGGTTGAGTTGCAGGTGTTTAGTGAACTCTCAGTCTCGCCAAGGATTGTTATGAGCCTCTGAACTTGAGCTTGAGAGAGACCAAGTTGTGCAAATGATTCTGATTGAGAACTCTCCTTTGGTGTGGCGCCAAATACTGTTGCAACTCAAGTGGAGTTTGGTGACGTTTTTGTCTTTGTAAACTTGAAATCTAGAGGGAAACCAATCAACCTATAATAGCTTTCCtttttatgctcaatttccctACAATAATTGCATATGCTACAtgacttgtttttctttttgtttgttgtgaaatcaTAGAGGATTGTGAATGGCTTAGTAATAGATTGCAAATTTCTCTATGATTCTTCTCAAATAAGTAGGTTATATATAGGCTTTatccaaagaagaaaaaggccTCATCATATGAATGTGAGACCTAGTTGCTAAATAGGACTCATTCAATCCATTTAAAAATGGAACACATGATCCTTATGATGAATGTCAACAAACCTTTAGAAACACTCTGAATTACATCGTCCACAAGAACAATATGGTGGAGGTTGAAATAGCCTCAACTCCTTCCATAGCCCAATGAGCTCTATGAAATAGGAATCAACAGATTGGTACCTTGAGTCAAGATACTAAGCTGGTACTAAAGCTGGAAAATCATTGAATCGTCTAGTTGCGAGAAATGCTTCTTCAAAGTGTCCCATATATTTGTGAAGCAGAGTTCATGTAAAACATTGTAAAGGTGATCGACGGAGAAATAGACCATAGCAATCAAGCAACAATCAAATCGTTTTATCTTTTCCATGCAACGTGGAGAGAATCAATAGCCCTAGGCTCTAAGACAGTGCCATTGAGAAATCCACACActtgttttttttatcaaaagagCAAGCATAAAGGACCTACTCCAAGATAGGTAGTTGCTCCAAGTAAGCTCAGGAACAAGCACAATGTTGTGATTGTCTGAGTGATGATGAAGATAATATGACGAATGAGGATTTTCAATTGATAAGACTAGGGATTGAGTCGAAGTTTCCATAAAAGAAGAATACAATGAGAATCATTGAggaaaaatgaggaagaagaagccatAGAAACCCTAGATTTCAAGGTTTTGATACCATGTAAGAAAAAAGACTACCGAGATGGAAAAAGCTGTGGAATTTTGTGAAGTATGATGTAGCTCCCGTTGATTAAGAGttatagagaagaaagaagaacacCAAATATATACAAAACTATTGTAACCAACTCTACCTGACTTAACTAACCAACTATTTTAACAAACAACAAATAACTAGCTAATTAACAAACTACCTCATGTACTGTCTTGatagctttaattaattaatttattgtctatatatttagatatataGGGATAGGGGACATTCTTTTAGCTACATGAAAAGTACTTGTAGTTATTCCTTTTGTCTTTATTAAGTCTTCAGGATTTGTTAATGCTATCTTTGATTATATTAACTATACTGAAATTATGAtcgaaatctataaaaaggagAGAAATATAATAAAGACTGGGTAgacaaaaacataaaacaaaccCTACAACACTGAGTATCGGAATTAACCACTAAGCAACTAAGGGATAACCACAAATGACCACAGACAATCAGAAACAAGGGAGTGTTTGGGATTGACAAGAGTATGAGCACAAAGGCCATCATTTATCATATAGTCCAAGGGGTTAAATgagtttgtttttttctttggaTAGAGGTTTAGAATGAGATCACAAAAGGATTAAGTTGACATGTAGGTAGACACCAAGTTAACCAATCACAAAAATGCCATAAACCAATCACATTTAAGTAGGCCAAAAATTTGTATTACATTTTATGTTGTTGAGAAGTATATGAAAAAGGGAAATGGGTTGAAAAAATAGGCGGTGTTAAGGATGGGAGCCTTAACAAGATGAAATAATCACTTTATTTAGGGTGAGAACCTTGTCATTAATTAGAAGAAGCCTAAGTGCAACCCATTTTTGATATTGAATATAATTGGCTGTGCCATAATATTTGGTTCTTACTAGGATCCACTACATGGTTTGAAGTGTGtggaaaatgaaaaacatgCACAAAGAAAGAATTATAGGACAAATTAGCTTATTTTGAAGTCTAAAATACAATGATTATCATGGAAGAATGTTCAAAATATGAGACCACAAGAGTCAAGTCTTGGAGATAGAAAACCAGATCATGTCTCAGCGCATGCGTAGCAATGTGCTTATGCTTGTGAAACGACTCAATTGATATGGAAATAgttaaaaatatagttttagGTCCTGTTCagttttaaacatattttatacctttttattctaattttataattaaggaTATCTTTCACATTTTCTGTTTCAAAAAATCATgccatttattttttaaaaatattaaaaaaatatattttttaatttataatataaagttaaaaattaaaaaaaattaagttatctatttttaataaaaaataaatcattcaataaaaataaagttaaaaaaacaaaaaacttatttttcacaACTAAACATGCCCTCACTATCTATGATTCTAAATGAATTTATGACTTTAATTTTGGGGGGGCATTTCTATGGTTTGTCAACAATTGTCTTCCATTCTGTAAACACTAAAGTTggtaatttgaaatttttaactaattaatagaaatattaaaatgttaaaaattaagTGCATTAAGTGTACTTTAACTAGTAATCGACACTCGTtagtaaaattcttttaagaaacgaatttgtttggttttgaaCTCCACGTAGGAGAGAAGTGAGAAACGACACCATTTGGATCTAAAATTCagttttatgaatatttttattttttagaggcTGAGGCTATTTTCAAGGgaagaagataaaatttgaaAGGAAGAGAGACCGAAGAGAGTCTAGTATTGATTGGTGTATGTGCCAAGGGCCTTGATACAGTAAAACGGTAATATTTTtgcaataataataaagattatCAACCACCTGTTGATAAAGAATAACCCAAATAGAGTAATGAGACTGTGTATTTGCTAGTATGTATTGATTTATCTTCAGAAGACGTGAAGTGCTGAAACAACTCCAGAAATCATTAGGCTTGGACTTTGAACTGATCATGGATATTGGCCTCATGCACTATTATTTTGAGATTAGATTAAtaacaattataatatattaagttttaattttattttttgcattttttttgtcaaagacttttatttatgattttatagtTTATAAAGTTTGAATTATAGTTCATATCATACTCGAGagtttttaatcaaatttttcttgatATTCATCAACctctatttttacttatttcatTCTACCTATTCTCTTTACAATAACCTCTATtagtcttctcttcttcttatataatcaaattattttaattgtattttgcACActtactttttataaaaaaatctatttatccttattattaataatctcattattattttaaatttagagcagaaaaagaaaaaaaaaaacgagattTTGACTCAACATACCTTTTAATTAAGTACATAGCTGGGATGGAAGTGAGATTGATCCCTACAGTCACAAATACTTTTTCTAGATATTATCTTGATTccttttatgttattataaCTTCGTATAGGGATCAATGAATTGAGTTAAAATATGTATCTTAATAGAGATATGACTTTAATCAATACTGAGTAGAGATTCGGTTTGATAACATTTGAGTATAAAAGGTTAAGATGATTGTTTTCGGCTAAACAAACAAGCGACAAGGTCCAGTGGGGCCAGGAATTCAGTGCATTCACAACCAAATTCAAATAAACAggaataaattatcaaaataatacgtGCCCttagttgaaaaagaaaatattttttaatttatttgaaaaacaaaaaccatcccCCTatgatgaaatttttcatgaaaaataggcTAAAACATGATTTAATGGTTGTAtcatggaatttaattccatgaaaaatgtaatGTATCAAAcaataaagatgaaattcaattttttggatgtgacatttttcataaaattttcatgctatcaaacacaccccaATTCcattgattccaactttttATGCTTGCTGAAATGAGTAGTGGGATGCAACAGCAAAACGAGCAATGGGATTTGTGCTATATCAATCTATGGCTGAGTGTGATGAGTTATCTTCTCAAGCATATAATTGTTGAGTTGAGTTTGATTTCACCTGCTAGTGGGGGGGAGTTGTTGTCTCCATCAATGTGCTTGTTTGCTTTTGTAGGTTGtgattgtttcaaaatattggAATTTTGGATTAGCGTTGAATTGGGCTTCCAattctatattatttattcaacCTTGAGCAAGTACCCAATAATAGAGTTCCAACAGTGGTTTGATTCCATTCCCACCACGTACTATTCTTGCATTTCTACACATTCGTTCTTCCGTACCGAATGAAATGTAGCCTAATTGACAAAAACAACAATTCACTCGGACCAAGTAAGTTTATTTGTTGAGGAATTTGTGGGTTTGGATTATGTATAACCAAAGCATCATTAGCTGAAGAGTTCATCCGAGAAGGATGATTTGGGAAACCCTGAGATCCTAGCTCCAACTAATTGCTAAAGCTGCAAATTGTGCAAATTCTAGTTGAAATTTCATGCTTCAAGTAACTTGtgtttgctttttaatttttttatttactaggAGTGAATTACAATCTAGGCACAAGGCCAACCTGGGTCCATTAGGGCAAATGCATTGAGACAAACTTAGTCTTAATGCTTCAACTAGCTCAAACATGATTAAACGAAAGACCTAGATCTAAACCATCTCAAAAACCAAGGGAAACAGTAATACAACccaaagaaaaacagaaaaatccAAAGGAAAAGGCAAACATCAGCATTTTGGGAGATTTGTTAGAGGTAGCTAGAAGAAACAAAACCCAGATCACTAATTAATCAAACTGAGAAAGGTGTGTACCAAGCAAATTCATCCGAATGGTGATGATCATCCGGGAGAAATGAACCGAAgcaaattcattaactttataCAATAGTTAATTAAGCTCCATGGTTTCCACATGAAAAGCAATGATATTTGAACTCTCTAGATTCCGATAAAAACTTCCCTATTTGAGATCAGCTAGAAGCATAAACAGTTAAAGGGAAGGAGTTTCCAGATGAACagtgataaaaaaatttggttATGGATTGGAAATAAAATGGGTGttcttgaaggaaaagaagcaCCCAATTGATGGTCATCCTCCATGTAGAGTTTAATGCAAGCGCACAATGCATTATTGACTTAAAAAACTAAGACAGGTGACAAATGGAATAATATAATGTCCCACAAAATCTGAAGACGACAATGAGCAATCTAGCAAAGATACAAAGGACACTTACATATGCAGATACAAAATTTCTGAACTACCCTTATGCACGATAGAGAGGGCAATTTGGGGGCATTAATCTGAATTAATATAGTTGCCGATATGATGAAACGAAAGcaatatttttaatgtgaatttgTTTCTCGTACATCTCGGAGATATGCCATGATGATTTCAaggatttaaaaatataactgaAAGGGTAATACAGAGAGATTGCATGGACcctcaaatataattattacttGTGAGAACCGGACAGaaatttttgtttatcaaaTTATTGGTCCTACTTTTAGATATTAATTCCTAAGAAGGACGATCCGTTGGAGCCCAAGATCTGCAGAATCCAAAAAGTACCtaaattaatgaaaagtttCTGTGTATTAAATTAAGATCTGTCCTCCACCTAGCTAGgttttctagagagagagagagagagcatcgTAAACTCAATATACGAATTAATGaggttaaaatttatttgttcacCACTATATACTATTCTCATTGATGCTCGAATGGAGGGGGAATTAAGTTAATTACTGATGATTTTCTGCACAAATTCTTTAAGCAAGTATATTGTTGGGGTTATTGTTTGCTTCtggattatttatttatttttaaaattttctatgaGTCCTTTCTGGGTTTCTGTTACTAGGGTTTACTACTGAGGAATTGATGAAGAGATGTCCCATCGACTATGAGTAATCAGgatattttttcatgttaaGTTTGGGGTTTGACAAATAGATTTCAATGGTTTTCTAACCACATACAAATCTAGAGAAAAGCAATACATATATAGCTATTTCATGTATAATAATCTCCTACATATATGACTtcttagatatatatatatatatataatttcaaaagttgaaatttatgcCATATATTGATAAGAACTAAAAACATTCATATGCAGAAAATTACCATAACTCAAGCAGCTCTTGATCAGGAGAACCAGTTCAGGCTTCAATTCATCCATCATCCGGCATGCTGCTTTGGcccgccttcttcttcttcttcttgtacgGGATCCCTCTTGCCTTAGCTTGGCAATCCTTCACCTCCCGGAGATAAACCCGAATTTCGCTGCTAGCGAACGGGTTAGTCTCCGGCGTGCCACCATTCTCCTCATAAGCAGCTCGCAGACGGCCAATGAGCGCATCAAGGCTGCCCCAAGCCTGTCTGAGCGGGCAGGTGCAAGGAGCGGGCGGCTCCGGGTGTCCGTAGAACATGCAACCTTGTAAGTGAACCTTAGTCTTCCCGAACTGATCGAGGTATCGAAGGAACTCCAGCACATGGTTGCTATTGCACTGCGACATTGAGACTGGTGGCCTCTGGTTCTTCAGGTACTGACCAAAAGTGTTCCAATCTCTCCGCTTCTGCGACTCGTATCGGCTTGGCGTCGCCGGTGGATCGCCGGGGGAGCTGGACGCCCCATCCGCCAAATCTTTCCCTCTATCAATAGACATCGATCACAAGCTGTCAATTGATGAAGATTAATGATCAGTTCCAGTTCCCAACTGTTCCTAATAAAACCCGACTCTCTGATGGAGGGGGGGTTAAAGGAATAGGAGAAGAGAATTTGGAGTGGTGGAAGACGAAAATCACATCATGGGCCAAATTGAGTTGACATGCAATGGGCCACGGAAGTTGCTTTCTCTGCCCtcttttctccatcttcttttcttttgatgGTATCATTAGCATTCACTGTAGTTTCTCACTTAACTTACAATTATTGTACACTGTTTTGTCTATATTATCTTTATCATTTTGTCAAAGCATAATCACGAAAATTACTACTTAAAGCACGAGATGAGTCAGCTGTCAGTGCAAGTGAGCTAGGTCAGTCCTTTCCTAACTTTTTAAACcccaaaaaaatctaatttaattactaattacGAATAAGTTTGATACAATTGGGATGGACTGAATTACAAATGTAACAAACATCACTATTACAAGTTAATGAGCTGCTACGCAACCAAATTAAATTGAGGAACTACAGTAATTAACCaagtgtttgattttttcactGGCAAACATATATAGTGAAGGGTAAATGCGAGCGATCTAGATCTAGTTTAACTTTAATACATACtttgttttgtttgaattttgtttttaatatttataagtCGCTGTTTCTGGCTGTCGATGCCGATGCAAGAGGTAGCTGGAAAACAATATAGAAATCCCAAATTAAAAGAGATAGTGATATAACCTTGAAGACTATATCAACAATTCATCAAGCCTGATGTGTGGCCAATGGAAGCATGGTTCTGTTGATTCTGTCCTTGCAATGGCAAATGCATAACCAATCAGCTGTAATCTTAAATATTCATGTAAACATATATAATCTCGAGGTTGACATTTTAAGGTAAACTCCTTATGGAGACATTAATTGGAAGTCCATCACATGGGGAGAAGCCTCCACCAAAATATGGGCTACTGTCACAGGAAGTCATGCTTCTGTAACAACAATCTTATAGTGATCATCTTTCAAAATTAGCTAAGATTCATTTTGTCACTGGAACAAGAAGAACAgcaacaatatttttatttttattttgtgatatAAATGTTAGACAACCACACCAGAACTAAACTACAATGACAATGAAGAGTAAG encodes:
- the LOC127792366 gene encoding protein LIGHT-DEPENDENT SHORT HYPOCOTYLS 10-like; translation: MSIDRGKDLADGASSSPGDPPATPSRYESQKRRDWNTFGQYLKNQRPPVSMSQCNSNHVLEFLRYLDQFGKTKVHLQGCMFYGHPEPPAPCTCPLRQAWGSLDALIGRLRAAYEENGGTPETNPFASSEIRVYLREVKDCQAKARGIPYKKKKKKAGQSSMPDDG